One genomic window of Tenacibaculum tangerinum includes the following:
- a CDS encoding RNA polymerase sigma factor, which translates to MKIISLHNKESSLIKQAKKQSRDAQQQLFDRYAPKMLGVCRQYVKDLHHAEDLMLQGFFKVFTNIEKFKEKGSFEGWIRKIMVNTCISYLRKKNPVHVSDEEFVFNEVATKSLENTSVEDIQKLIDELPEGYKLVFNLYAIEGYKHSEIAERLQISESTSKSQLFKARKCLQANYEKINQIRNVKQ; encoded by the coding sequence TTGAAAATTATTTCATTACATAACAAAGAAAGTTCGCTCATTAAACAAGCAAAAAAGCAAAGTAGAGATGCCCAGCAACAACTATTTGATAGATACGCTCCAAAAATGTTGGGAGTTTGTAGGCAGTATGTTAAAGACTTACATCACGCAGAAGATTTAATGTTACAAGGTTTTTTTAAAGTTTTTACCAATATTGAAAAGTTTAAAGAGAAAGGGAGTTTTGAAGGGTGGATTCGTAAAATAATGGTAAATACGTGTATTAGTTATTTGCGGAAAAAGAATCCAGTTCACGTATCGGATGAAGAATTTGTTTTTAATGAGGTAGCAACTAAAAGCCTTGAAAATACATCGGTAGAAGATATACAAAAGTTAATAGATGAATTACCTGAGGGGTATAAGTTGGTTTTTAACTTATACGCTATTGAAGGCTATAAACACTCAGAGATTGCAGAAAGATTGCAAATTTCTGAAAGTACCTCAAAGTCACAATTATTTAAAGCCCGTAAATGCTTACAAGCTAATTACGAGAAAATTAATCAAATAAGAAATGTCAAGCAATAA
- the rpsF gene encoding 30S ribosomal protein S6 produces the protein MNHYETVFILNPVLSETQIKETVKKFEDYLLSKGAEMISKEDWGLKKLAYPIEKKKSGFYHLFEYKVAGDAIAPFELEFRRDDSVMRYLTVKLDKHAAAWAEKRRNRVKSAKK, from the coding sequence ATGAATCATTACGAAACTGTTTTCATTTTGAATCCCGTTTTATCTGAAACTCAGATAAAGGAAACAGTAAAAAAGTTTGAGGACTATTTACTTTCTAAAGGTGCAGAAATGATTTCTAAAGAAGATTGGGGCTTGAAAAAATTAGCATACCCAATCGAAAAGAAAAAAAGTGGATTTTACCACTTATTTGAGTACAAAGTAGCAGGTGATGCCATTGCTCCGTTTGAATTAGAGTTTAGACGTGACGATAGCGTTATGCGTTATTTAACTGTAAAGTTAGATAAGCACGCTGCAGCTTGGGCTGAAAAGAGAAGAAACCGTGTTAAATCTGCAAAAAAGTAA
- the rpsR gene encoding 30S ribosomal protein S18 produces the protein MASIEQQAKGNKQGEVRYLTPLDIETKKEAKYCRFKKNGIKYIDYKDADFLMYLVNEQGKILPRRLTGTSLKYQRKVAQAIKRARHLALMPYVGDMLK, from the coding sequence ATGGCATCTATAGAACAACAAGCAAAAGGAAATAAGCAAGGAGAAGTACGTTACTTAACTCCGCTTGATATCGAAACTAAAAAGGAAGCTAAATACTGTCGTTTCAAGAAAAACGGTATTAAATACATCGATTACAAAGATGCAGACTTCTTAATGTATTTAGTAAATGAGCAAGGTAAAATTTTACCAAGACGTTTAACAGGAACATCATTAAAATATCAACGTAAAGTGGCACAAGCTATTAAAAGAGCTCGTCACTTAGCTTTAATGCCTTACGTTGGAGATATGTTAAAATAA
- the rplI gene encoding 50S ribosomal protein L9, with product MELILKQDVENLGFKDDVVTVKNGYGRNYLIPQGYAILATSSAKKVLAENLKQRAYKEAKLIEDANKVAETIKGYEIKIASKVGSGDKLFGSVNNIDVANALAKAGTEIDKKFIKVTGGNVKRLGKYNASVRLHRTVVADIVFEVVAENN from the coding sequence ATGGAATTGATATTAAAACAAGACGTAGAAAACTTAGGTTTTAAAGACGATGTTGTAACTGTTAAGAATGGTTACGGACGTAATTACCTAATACCTCAAGGATATGCAATTTTAGCTACTTCTTCAGCTAAAAAAGTGTTAGCAGAAAACTTAAAGCAACGTGCTTATAAAGAAGCTAAATTGATAGAAGATGCTAATAAAGTGGCAGAAACTATCAAAGGTTATGAAATTAAAATAGCTTCTAAAGTAGGTTCAGGAGATAAATTATTTGGTTCAGTAAACAACATTGATGTTGCCAATGCGTTAGCTAAAGCAGGAACTGAAATCGATAAGAAATTTATCAAAGTTACTGGAGGTAACGTAAAGAGATTAGGAAAATACAACGCTTCTGTACGTTTACACAGAACTGTTGTAGCTGATATTGTATTTGAAGTAGTTGCAGAAAACAACTAA
- a CDS encoding response regulator yields MMYSKEYHALIIDDHPLISEAYKSAFSFIESQNKNISFHIEIVDNCGDADKIIEEYTFTKQHFEIIFLDISLPPLEEKGILSGEDLGLIINEKLPESKIIVSTTFNDNYRVHSILKNVNPDGFLVKNDITPVELVQAINTVLNDPPYYSKTVMKVMRSEVSKDYFLDDLDRKILYELSIGNRVNKLPNILPLSLAAVQKRKRHMAKLFGVDNSDDRDLILIAKEKGFL; encoded by the coding sequence ATGATGTACAGTAAAGAGTATCATGCTTTAATTATTGACGATCACCCTCTCATATCAGAAGCCTATAAAAGTGCTTTTTCTTTTATTGAAAGTCAGAATAAAAACATTTCTTTTCACATTGAGATCGTTGACAATTGTGGTGATGCTGATAAAATTATCGAAGAGTATACGTTTACCAAGCAACATTTTGAAATTATATTTTTAGATATTAGCCTCCCTCCGCTTGAGGAAAAAGGAATTTTGTCGGGTGAAGATCTAGGCTTAATTATCAATGAAAAACTCCCTGAATCTAAAATTATCGTCTCTACTACGTTTAACGATAATTATCGGGTGCACAGCATTTTAAAAAATGTAAATCCTGATGGTTTTTTAGTTAAAAACGACATTACTCCTGTTGAGTTAGTGCAGGCGATCAATACGGTGCTCAACGACCCTCCTTATTACAGTAAAACGGTGATGAAAGTAATGCGGAGTGAAGTTTCGAAAGATTATTTCTTGGATGATTTAGATCGAAAAATTTTGTATGAATTGTCTATTGGCAATCGTGTTAACAAACTACCTAATATTCTTCCGTTATCATTGGCTGCCGTACAAAAAAGAAAACGACATATGGCGAAGCTATTTGGCGTTGATAATTCTGATGACCGCGATTTGATTTTAATAGCTAAAGAAAAAGGGTTCTTATAA